The segment TTCGCCGCGCCAGCCGCCAAATCGATCGATGGCGTTGCCTCCTCCTTCAGGCCCTGCTGCAGGCTCTCCAAGAAATGATCCCAACCCTCGCTGTGCGACGCGGATTCCGCCGCCGGCAGCCCGCGATGCACCAGCGTGAGCTTCGTGCCCTCGCCGTCCGCGACGAGGTCGATCTCAACCGTCGTTGATCCGGGCGGCGAAGCATCGCCCAGTGACTCCCATCCCCAGGTGAATACGACGCGCTTCCCCGGTACCAATTCGACAAACGCGCCGCGCATCACGTCGAAGCCGTTGAAGTTGAACCGCACGGTTCCGCCGGGCCGGCTATCGGCAACGACGTCCGGCGAGACCCACGTGGCGAGCTTGTGCGCGTCCGTGAGGTACTCATACACGAGGTCAGGACGCGCGGCGATTCGCACCTCCTTTTCGATGACTCCCGCTGCGCTTGGTGATTGCACCACGTATGCCTTCCTTTCGATCACGAATGATCTGCTCCTCCTCCGCCGCCGCCTTCAGCTGCGCGAGGCCTTCGTTCCAAAATTCTTCGAAGTAGGCGCGCAATTCCGAAAGCCCCGCAGGGCGCGCGCGGTACAGACGCTGTGTGCCCGCACGACGCTCGTCAATCAACCCGGCAGCCTTCAATACCTTGAGGTGCTGCGAGACACCGGGCCTGC is part of the Dehalococcoidia bacterium genome and harbors:
- a CDS encoding metalloregulator ArsR/SmtB family transcription factor; translation: MDNVLKAIGDPTRREILRIVWRDEMPAGDVAAHFAMSRPGVSQHLKVLKAAGLIDERRAGTQRLYRARPAGLSELRAYFEEFWNEGLAQLKAAAEEEQIIRDRKEGIRGAITKRSGSHRKGGANRRAS
- a CDS encoding SRPBCC domain-containing protein, yielding MVQSPSAAGVIEKEVRIAARPDLVYEYLTDAHKLATWVSPDVVADSRPGGTVRFNFNGFDVMRGAFVELVPGKRVVFTWGWESLGDASPPGSTTVEIDLVADGEGTKLTLVHRGLPAAESASHSEGWDHFLESLQQGLKEEATPSIDLAAGAAKAAQINTRLIELRYLVEGASEHAWRSTTAAEGWPVAATAHHVVAHCAGLRALDLILQGKPKDFEALAVDTPRANAEHAAQFANVSKADVSQAVRDSGPTAVEFVRGLSDADLAQSHPYAFAGGAEMSVGQLVDGLSSSMADHVESVKQALLGA